From a single Leopardus geoffroyi isolate Oge1 chromosome E1, O.geoffroyi_Oge1_pat1.0, whole genome shotgun sequence genomic region:
- the LOC123604299 gene encoding asialoglycoprotein receptor 1-like isoform X2: MTNDYQDLQHLDNEDNGHQLRQAPPPPQRLFRRLCSGPCFLLLSLGLGLLLLVVVCVIGSQNSKLRDELQALRVTFSNFTASAEVEVKALSSQGGSVGRKVKSLESQLQKQQQQLSEDHSSLLLHVKQFVSDLRSLSCQLAVLHGNGSAASCCPVNWLEYEGSCYWFSRSGKSWPEAEKYCRLENAHLVVVGSWEEQKFIQHHMGPVNTWMGLTDQSGPWKWVDGTDYEKGFKNWRPEQPDDWYGHGLGGGEDCAHFTDDGRWNDDVCQRPYRWVCETERDAAG, from the exons ATGACAAATGACTATCAAGATCTTCAGCATCTGGACAACGAGGACAATGGCCATCAGCTTAGACAAG CGCCACCTCCGCCCCAGCGGCTCTTCCGGAGACTCTGCTCCGGACCCTGcttcctcctgctctccctgGGCCTCGGCCTCCTGCTGCTGGTGGTTGTCTGTGTGATCGGATCCCAGA actccAAGCTGCGGGACGAGCTGCAGGCCCTGAGGGTCACGTTCAGCAACTTCACGGCGAGCGCGGAGGTCGAGGTCAAGGCCCTGAGCAGCCAGG GGGGAAGCGTGGGCAGGAAGGTGAAGTCGCTGGAGTCCCAGCTgcagaaacagcagcagcagctcagCGAAG atCACTCCAGCTTGCTGCTGCACGTGAAGCAGTTCGTGTCGGACCTGCGGagcctgagctgtcagctcgCCGTCCTGCACGGCAACG GCTCCGCGGCCTCCTGCTGCCCGGTCAACTGGCTGGAGTACGAGGGCAGCTGCTACTGGTTCTCCCGCTCCGGGAAGTCCTGGCCGGAGGCCGAGAAGTACTGCCGGCTGGAGAACGCGCATCTGGTGGTGGTGGGCTCCTGGGAGGAGCAG AAGTTCATCCAGCACCACATGGGGCCTGTGAACACGTGGATGGGCCTCACCGACCAGAGTGGGCCCTGGAAGTGGGTGGACGGGACGGACTACGAGAAGGGCTTCAA GAACTGGAGGCCGGAGCAGCCGGACGACTGGTACGGGCACGGGCTGGGCGGGGGCGAGGACTGCGCCCACTTCACGGACGACGGCCGCTGGAACGACGACGTGTGCCAGAGGCCCTACCGCTGGGTGTGCGAGACAGAGCGGGACGCGGCCGGCTAG
- the LOC123604299 gene encoding asialoglycoprotein receptor 1-like isoform X1 yields the protein MSGLGKSWRKKTGFHVTTDDLETDWTPRRPAPFGPSLSPNPSLDLGPGPASPIMTNDYQDLQHLDNEDNGHQLRQAPPPPQRLFRRLCSGPCFLLLSLGLGLLLLVVVCVIGSQNSKLRDELQALRVTFSNFTASAEVEVKALSSQGGSVGRKVKSLESQLQKQQQQLSEDHSSLLLHVKQFVSDLRSLSCQLAVLHGNGSAASCCPVNWLEYEGSCYWFSRSGKSWPEAEKYCRLENAHLVVVGSWEEQKFIQHHMGPVNTWMGLTDQSGPWKWVDGTDYEKGFKNWRPEQPDDWYGHGLGGGEDCAHFTDDGRWNDDVCQRPYRWVCETERDAAG from the exons ATGTCAGGCCTGGgaaagagctggagaaagaagACAGGTTTTCACGTAACCACCGATGACTTAGAAACGGACTGGACCCCGCGCCGTCCGGCTCCATTcggccccagcctcagccctaaCCCCAGCCTTGACCTAGGCCCAGGTCCAGCCAGCCCTATCATGACAAATGACTATCAAGATCTTCAGCATCTGGACAACGAGGACAATGGCCATCAGCTTAGACAAG CGCCACCTCCGCCCCAGCGGCTCTTCCGGAGACTCTGCTCCGGACCCTGcttcctcctgctctccctgGGCCTCGGCCTCCTGCTGCTGGTGGTTGTCTGTGTGATCGGATCCCAGA actccAAGCTGCGGGACGAGCTGCAGGCCCTGAGGGTCACGTTCAGCAACTTCACGGCGAGCGCGGAGGTCGAGGTCAAGGCCCTGAGCAGCCAGG GGGGAAGCGTGGGCAGGAAGGTGAAGTCGCTGGAGTCCCAGCTgcagaaacagcagcagcagctcagCGAAG atCACTCCAGCTTGCTGCTGCACGTGAAGCAGTTCGTGTCGGACCTGCGGagcctgagctgtcagctcgCCGTCCTGCACGGCAACG GCTCCGCGGCCTCCTGCTGCCCGGTCAACTGGCTGGAGTACGAGGGCAGCTGCTACTGGTTCTCCCGCTCCGGGAAGTCCTGGCCGGAGGCCGAGAAGTACTGCCGGCTGGAGAACGCGCATCTGGTGGTGGTGGGCTCCTGGGAGGAGCAG AAGTTCATCCAGCACCACATGGGGCCTGTGAACACGTGGATGGGCCTCACCGACCAGAGTGGGCCCTGGAAGTGGGTGGACGGGACGGACTACGAGAAGGGCTTCAA GAACTGGAGGCCGGAGCAGCCGGACGACTGGTACGGGCACGGGCTGGGCGGGGGCGAGGACTGCGCCCACTTCACGGACGACGGCCGCTGGAACGACGACGTGTGCCAGAGGCCCTACCGCTGGGTGTGCGAGACAGAGCGGGACGCGGCCGGCTAG